In Symmachiella dynata, the following are encoded in one genomic region:
- a CDS encoding SulP family inorganic anion transporter: MSREENNVVEIPRGDVTGFTKYLKKDLISGFMVFLIALPLCLGISLACGYPPIAGIFTAIIGAVLTTFISNSELTIKGPAAGLIVIAIECIEDFGGDGMMGGWSDADMTAYQAALAVGVAAAVMQILFGLFRGGILGEFFPISTVHGMLAAIGVIIIIKQFPVALGVSAGGEPLEMLEEIPHYIMEANPAIAAIGIVSILIMFFWPFAGKRVEFLKKIPSPMVVLIVTIPMGLAFDLLHEHSYTLQGHKYQLGEQYLVKMPEHIFGMFDDVTTPDFSALRQLKAWKWAMMFFIIGSLESLLSAKAVDLIDPWKRKTSMNRDVVAVGVGNLCASWVGGLPMISEIVRSKANIDNGAHTRFSDMWHGIFLLVFVALFPTFLHEIPLAALAGMLVYTGYRLAHPTEFIHVYRIGKEQLAVFMTTLVVVLATDLLIGVAAGILLKMVIHVANGVPIKSLFKPYIEVQEIDDNTSLILARESAVFSNWIPFRHQIEQIGLVQKRNLIVDVSDTKLVDHSVMEKLDEMKRDFEQEGLTFEVRGLVALQPLAKNIHAARKSGLATMRRLTIVADADLEPWLQQKIIELGASGYTSQPCSGAGRSDLENGGVATTSKVRIEVVMPDAICEGVIKYLRQDVLPTHRVMVSVELVDVVRRDHFDLLETEVDAVQHH, translated from the coding sequence ATGAGCAGAGAAGAAAACAATGTTGTTGAAATCCCGCGCGGGGACGTGACCGGTTTCACCAAGTACTTAAAGAAAGACCTTATCTCCGGATTTATGGTCTTTTTGATCGCTTTGCCGTTGTGTCTCGGTATTTCATTGGCGTGTGGGTATCCACCGATCGCTGGGATTTTTACTGCCATCATTGGTGCGGTCCTGACAACCTTCATCAGCAACAGTGAGTTGACGATCAAAGGTCCGGCCGCTGGATTGATTGTTATTGCCATTGAATGCATCGAGGATTTCGGTGGCGATGGCATGATGGGCGGTTGGTCGGACGCAGATATGACGGCTTATCAGGCTGCACTTGCGGTCGGTGTGGCCGCAGCCGTGATGCAAATTCTATTCGGATTGTTCCGAGGTGGAATTCTTGGTGAGTTTTTCCCGATTTCAACTGTCCACGGAATGTTGGCGGCGATTGGGGTGATCATCATTATTAAGCAATTTCCAGTCGCCTTAGGGGTCTCCGCCGGTGGGGAACCGCTGGAAATGCTCGAGGAAATTCCGCATTACATCATGGAGGCCAATCCAGCAATCGCGGCCATCGGCATCGTCAGTATACTGATCATGTTCTTCTGGCCCTTTGCCGGGAAACGCGTCGAATTCCTGAAGAAAATCCCATCGCCCATGGTCGTGCTGATCGTGACGATCCCCATGGGATTAGCATTTGATTTGCTCCACGAACACTCTTACACACTACAAGGGCATAAATATCAACTGGGTGAACAATATCTGGTCAAGATGCCGGAGCATATCTTTGGCATGTTTGATGATGTAACCACACCCGACTTCTCCGCATTGCGACAACTCAAAGCGTGGAAGTGGGCCATGATGTTTTTCATCATCGGAAGTCTGGAATCTCTGCTCAGCGCTAAAGCCGTGGATTTGATCGATCCTTGGAAGCGCAAGACCAGTATGAACCGTGATGTGGTTGCCGTCGGTGTCGGAAACCTGTGTGCTTCTTGGGTTGGCGGTTTGCCAATGATCTCAGAAATCGTCCGCTCCAAAGCGAATATCGACAACGGTGCCCATACGCGGTTCTCTGACATGTGGCACGGCATTTTTCTGCTGGTGTTCGTCGCCTTGTTTCCCACATTTCTACATGAAATTCCACTTGCTGCATTGGCCGGAATGCTGGTCTACACTGGCTACCGACTGGCACATCCGACCGAGTTTATACACGTCTATCGCATCGGCAAAGAACAACTGGCCGTCTTTATGACCACGCTGGTCGTTGTCTTGGCAACTGACCTGCTCATCGGCGTCGCGGCAGGCATCCTTCTGAAGATGGTGATCCACGTCGCTAACGGTGTGCCGATTAAGTCTTTGTTCAAGCCGTACATCGAAGTGCAAGAAATCGACGACAATACGAGTCTGATTCTCGCGCGTGAATCGGCTGTCTTTAGTAACTGGATCCCTTTCCGTCATCAGATCGAACAAATCGGTCTCGTGCAGAAACGGAATCTCATCGTCGATGTCTCTGACACAAAGCTTGTTGATCACAGTGTGATGGAGAAGCTTGACGAAATGAAACGCGACTTCGAGCAAGAGGGGTTAACCTTTGAAGTTCGAGGGCTCGTCGCTTTGCAGCCACTTGCCAAAAATATCCACGCCGCTCGCAAGAGTGGCTTGGCAACCATGCGACGACTGACAATCGTTGCCGATGCGGACTTAGAACCGTGGCTGCAACAAAAAATTATCGAATTGGGTGCATCAGGCTATACATCGCAACCATGTTCCGGTGCCGGTCGAAGCGACCTTGAAAATGGAGGAGTCGCGACAACCTCAAAAGTACGTATCGAGGTGGTCATGCCTGATGCAATCTGCGAAGGCGTTATTAAATATCTGCGGCAGGATGTACTCCCCACGCATCGCGTCATGGTGAGCGTCGAATTGGTCGATGTCGTCCGCCGCGATCATTTCGACTTGCTAGAAACTGAAGTCGATGCCGTCCAACATCACTAA